The Paraburkholderia azotifigens genome includes the window CCCTGCGCGCAAAACTTCACCGCATTCGATAAAGATTCCACGCGCCTGCTTCATCCGGCTTTGATCGGCCATCACCACACAGGACGCCAGTTCGCCGACCACGAGCCGCAGTCCCTTCGTTTCCGCCGTCATGCGGATATCCTCGGCCACGTTGCCGCCAGCGCGCCAAGATCGACAGGCTCCAGGCTCACCGAGAGCTTGCCCGTCGCAATCGCGCCGCTGTCGAGCAGATCATCGACCATATGCGACAACTGATGCGCATTGCGCTCGATCACCCCGCCGCGCGCACACGACATGTGAAGGATCGGCCGCGCGCTGCAATAGCGTCGTCCACGACAAAATCGCACCAAGCGGCGAACGCAATTCGTGACTCACGGCCGTGACGAATGATCCACTCGCGCGCGCGCGCTTCTCAGACTCGGCAATCGCACGCTGCTCGAGTTCGGCCTCCTTGCGCGACGTGATATCGAGCGTAAAACCGACGATCGCGTTCAGCGTATCAGCCGGTTGATAACGGCCAAGGCCGCGCAGCAGAATCCAGTGCACCGAGCGGTCCGGCCAGGTGACGCGGAACTCCACCTCGAAATGCTCGCGCTGTGCAAGCGCCCGACTCATCGCCTCGTTCACGCGCACGCGATCGGCTTCGTCGACCAGTTCGTCGAACAACAGCGTCTGCGTCAATAATCCGATGGCGCGACACCGAGATTCACCTTGCACTGCTCGGTGCCCTCGATCGCCCCCGTCGCGGGATCCAGTTCCCACGCGCCGACATGCGCAAACTCCAGCGCCTGGCGCAACTGCTCGCGGTGCACGCGCAGCTCCGCATTCGCCTCGTCGACCAGCACCTGACGCAGGCGCGCCTGCGAACGCAGCTTCGCGCGCTCGCGCTGATCGCGCTCGGTCACGGCAATCGAATCGCTGACATCCATCACGCACATGGCGATCATCGACGCGCGCCTCCGCCACCGTCGATCGTCGACGTGCGCACCTGCCAGTAGCGTGGCGTCAGCTCGCCGTCGCTCGCGTTCGGCATCGGCGTGTCATAGCGGATCAACGGAGACAGACGGTTTTCGCCGGGTGCGAGTCCCGGCAGCATCGAATCGAGCCAGCTGCGCCGCAATTCGCGTTGCGATTGCGAGCCAAACTGGTTGATGTCGTAGATGGAA containing:
- a CDS encoding PAS domain-containing protein; translation: MFDELVDEADRVRVNEAMSRALAQREHFEVEFRVTWPDRSVHWILLRGLGRYQPADTLNAIVGFTLDITSRKEAELEQRAIAESEKRARASGSFVTAVSHELRSPLGAILSWTTLLQRAADPSHVVCARRGDRAQCASVVAYGR
- a CDS encoding PAS domain-containing protein is translated as MDRLTSHRAALPVDTTQVFELLPDAWLILDERFEVVLANARYRAMHGVTLADIRGRSIYDINQFGSQSQRELRRSWLDSMLPGLAPGENRLSPLIRYDTPMPNASDGELTPRYWQVRTSTIDGGGGARR